One segment of Plasmodium relictum strain SGS1 genome assembly, chromosome: 3 DNA contains the following:
- the LISP2 gene encoding liver specific protein 2, putative, giving the protein MRETLGSINFILIILCLLYIVGINGMKYSIKTCDFRKDEIEECVIEAEPLDVIYVRCPKQEKKKMLSLINDWVPSIIPNKCFHLAHFTADMARDKKYLHHGFNIKELVGEGIIAAPGDDVSVSQLIIPPYSYKSNSIYCGCEVPTKSGKKIKTVHIKIPKSNVIVKGCDFTFLDTNIKTDSFLTNLHNGTIEKGSSCEIDLFPGEIGGINCTSFPLKEKKHFKNYSYEPKNCFKQVYVKGEKIDIDEILPTTLIYPFDFPEKSSYEGIYPRYISIPKDNDVKIDLECICIHKKGINSKIEGKMIIHVLDKKLVDDFAKKENDNLHIEEIDKIEISNESIKQVINKIFPNNEENEGNVLPETDNNGNKNYALSHIGNEENEGNAFPETDNEENGGNVLPETDNEENESNVFPETENEGNVLPETDNKGNKDYAISHIGKEENEDYIFPETDYKIEYNNNNESEESRNILIKEQNIEEKKTSSSTGGRILNEELLQLKEVENVKKDGERTEEEKEKTNSKEDIKEVEGKNDIKEGYELKCNVPKSKENEPMEHKIDNDNRDIIKNNLELSGRDINEMHELDYYCNDVPKFVEREYVFSNKKYYYIKPEPYNILKLKCQKKDFHDKNDYERIHCFSSFVDNESLLNNMTGISNEYIRKIEEVIPGSLPELKNDDGYERLFISSFVENDISLYCYCQNETKNEKNGMNSSFSVVNIIFKKNFNKTKGCSFQIDEVDDYYKEYTRRESFLSNTIILNQMKNKNECIVNASNEIVGFQCGPPYRNNKNDKKNFNEKNYQISDVATKQYLDDETNTDIGFFKTEPPNCFEYVNENKNIQDILPNTIVFPTSDILIGEMKNYYTRYIKLNENHAGKVISCYCNYHRKNEIVYSGKITIKVQKGENVHLSSGGIFKSLQKIGKSMSAKKKKEMHNNIENSEEENYDDTKNYKNNSETYPSGEYEEKGEVYISNKSKDNTENNLYEEHEEKIENDYFYENGEKMESDEDDEYNEEEYHEDNKNSGEDEDDESNEEEYHEDNKNSGEDEDEDDDEDEDDNYMNLDLNEKDDDISTKVKEIKKSINAQNSILQAGATQNMVAVNNSKNVTIVFPESKINNDISEKNELYPKYISLKYEERVDEKEVINKIFTMQKEFFPPLRGLKTKDEIKESKEKDELKRLK; this is encoded by the coding sequence atgagaGAAACTTTGGGAAGTATAaactttatattaataatactgTGTTTGCTTTATATTGTTGGAATAAATGGTATGAAATATTCAATAAAAACATGTGATTTTAGAAAGGATGAAATTGAAGAATGTGTAATTGAAGCAGAACCTTTAGATGTTATATATGTAAGATGCCctaaacaagaaaaaaagaaaatgctttctttaataaatgaTTGGGTTCCTAGTATAATTCCTAATAAATGCTTTCATTTAGCACATTTTACAGCTGATATGGCAagagataaaaaatatttacatcATGGATTTAATATAAAGGAATTAGTAGGTGAAGGAATAATAGCTGCTCCAGGAGATGACGTTAGTGTTTCACAATTAATAATTCCTCCGTATTCTTATAAGAGTAATTCTATATATTGTGGATGTGAAGTTCCTACTAAATCtggtaaaaaaataaaaactgtACATATAAAGATTCCTAAAAGTAATGTAATAGTCAAAGGTTGCGATTTTACTTTTCTCGACACAAACATAAAAACGGATTCCTTTTTAACAAATTTACATAATGGTACTATTGAAAAAGGAAGTTCTTGTGAAATAGATCTATTTCCTGGAGAGATTGGAGGTATAAATTGTACCTCCTTTcctttaaaagaaaaaaaacattttaaaaattattcttatgaaccaaaaaattgttttaaaCAAGTTTATGTAAAAGgagaaaaaatagatattgATGAAATTCTTCCTACAACACTTATTTATCCATTTGATTTTCCTGAAAAGTCTTCTTATGAGGGTATTTATCCTAGATACATTAGTATACCTAAAGATAACGATGTAAAAATCGATTTAGAATGTATATGCATTCATAAGAAAGGGATAAACTCGAAAATAGAAGGTAAAATGATTATACATGTTTTAGATAAAAAACTTGTAGATGATTTTGCTaagaaagaaaatgataacTTACATATTGAAGAAATTGACAAAATAGAGATATCTAATGAATCAATTAAACAAGTCATAAACAAAATTTTCcctaataatgaagaaaatgaaggtAATGTACTTCCTGAGACTGATAATAatggaaataaaaattatgcaCTTTCTCATATCggtaatgaagaaaatgaaggtAATGCATTTCCTGAGActgataatgaagaaaatggaGGTAATGTACTTCCTGAGActgataatgaagaaaatgaaagtaATGTATTTCCTGAGACTGAAAATGAAGGTAATGTACTTCCTGAGACTGATAATAAAGGAAATAAAGATTATGCAATTTCTCATATCggtaaagaagaaaatgaagattaTATATTTCCTGAGACTGATTATAAAATAGAATACAATAACAATAATGAATCTGAAGAAAGTAGGAATATCCTAATCAAAGAACaaaatatagaagaaaaaaaaacatcaTCTAGCACAGGAGGGAGAATACTAAATGAGGAATTACTACAGTTAAAAGAAGTAGAGAATGTAAAGAAAGATGGAGAGAGAACAGAAGAGGAGAAAGAAAAGACAAATTCAAAGGAAGACATAAAAGAAGTTGAAGGGAAGAATGACATAAAAGAAGGATATGAATTAAAGTGTAATGTTCCTAAATCTAAAGAAAATGAGCCAATGGAACATAAAATAGACAATGATAATAgagatataattaaaaataatttggaATTATCTGGAAGAGACATTAATGAGATGCATGAGTTGGATTACTATTGTAATGATGTGCCTAAATTTGTTGAAAGAGAATATgtattttcaaataaaaaatactacTATATCAAGCCTGAAccatataatattttaaaattaaaatgtcaaaaaaaagatttccatgataaaaatgattatgAAAGGATTCACTGTTTTTCATCTTTTGTTGACAATGAATCGTTACTAAACAACATGACTGGAATATCCAATGAATATATAAGGAAAATTGAAGAAGTGATTCCAGGTTCTTTAcctgaattaaaaaatgatgacGGTTATGAAAGATtgtttatttcttctttcgttgaaaatgatatttctttatattgcTACTGCCAaaatgaaacaaaaaatgaaaaaaatggtatgaattcatcattttccgtagtaaatattatttttaaaaaaaactttaataAGACAAAAGGATGTTCTTTTCAAATTGATGAAGTTGATGATTATTACAAAGAATATACACGAAGAGAATCATTTTTAAGCAATACAATAATTCTAAATCaaatgaaaaacaaaaatgaatGTATAGTGAATGCCTCAAATGAGATTGTTGGTTTTCAATGTGGACCTCCTTacagaaataataaaaatgataaaaaaaattttaatgaaaaaaattatcaaatttCTGATGTAGCTACTAAACAATATTTAGATGATGAAACAAATACCGATATtggattttttaaaactgaGCCACCTAACTGTTTTGAATatgttaatgaaaataaaaatattcaagaTATTTTACCTAACACTATTGTATTCCCCACTTCTGACATACTGATTggagaaatgaaaaattattatacacgatacataaaattaaatgaaaatcatGCAGGAAAAGTAATATCATGCTACTGCAATTATCacagaaaaaatgaaatagtaTATTCTGGtaaaataacaataaaagTTCAAAAAGGCGAGAACGTTCATTTAAGTAGCGGAGGTATCTTTAAATCGTTACAAAAAATTGGTAAGTCAATGagtgcaaaaaaaaaaaaagaaatgcataataatatagaaaatagtGAAGAAGAGAACTATGATGATACGAAAAATTACAAGAATAATTCGGAAACTTATCCATCGGGtgaatatgaagaaaaaggaGAAGTTTACATCTCTAATAAAAGTAAAGATAATacagaaaataatttatatgaagaacatgaagaaaaaatagaaaatgatTACTTTTATGAAAATGGGGAAAAAATGGAGAGCGATGAAGATGATGAATATAATGAAGAAGAATATCATGAAGACAATAAAAATAGTGgagaagatgaagatgatgAATCTAATGAAGAAGAATATCATGAAGACAATAAAAATAGTGgagaagatgaagatgaagatgatgacgaagatgaagatgataACTACATGAATTTGgatttaaatgaaaaggaTGATGATATAAGTACAAAAgtgaaagaaataaaaaaaagtattaatgCACAAAATAGTATATTACAAGCGGGAGCAACCCAAAACATGGTCGCTGTTAATAACTCAAAAAATGTTACTATTGTATTCCCAGAAAGTAAAATCAATAATGATATCagtgaaaaaaatgaactttatcctaaatatatttcattaaaatatgaagaaagggttgatgaaaaagaagtaataaataaaattttcacaATGCAAAAGGAATTTTTTCCTCCTCTAAGAGGGTTAAAAACTAAAGATGAAATTAAAGAATCTAAAGAAAAGgatgaattaaaaagattaaaataA